DNA sequence from the Butyricimonas faecalis genome:
ATAATTACGTCCGTATTCATTTGTTGCACGGGCGTCAGATCCTTTCGCAAATAAGTCTTAAAAATTTACTGGAATTACTTCCTAAAGAGTTTGTACGTATTCATAAGTCGTTTGTTGTTCCTTTGTATCGTGTTGAATCTTATTCGCGAACGGGGATAACTCTTTATAATTCAGATGTTACTATCCCGATTGGTAGGGCTTTTTACACTGATTTTATGGAGAGAATGAACTGTAAAGGGAGTTGATAGATCAAGAAAAAGTTATTTTGTTGATTCTGACACGGGTTTATTGTAGATTTTTTTAGGATAATACACGGTGTTTGCCTGTTGCGTATTCGATGTTCTTAGGGATTAAAGACGTATTATTTTCGAATCAAAGACGTATCAAAGACGTTCACGAACGTCTTTGTATTGAAATTGATAGATTGTTGATTTATGGTTGTCGGATAATTACTTCAAGTGTTCCTCCTTTCTTTATTTGCTAACGGGTGGTAATATATCTTGTCGTTATGGTCGATTGCTTTATCGGGTATGATTTATTTGTTGAGAAAAATATTTTTTTGGGTATTTTTGCTTGAAAATAGAAAAATGAGAGAAGTAATATTAGAAACGGAACGGTTGGTTTTGAGAACGTTAGAGCAGGATGATTTTGAGGAGGTGTGTAAATTGTTACAGGACCCCGTGGTGATGTATGCTTACGAGGGTGCTTTTAGTGATCAGGAAGTTCAGGCATGGTTGGACAAGATGTTCTGGCGGTACGAGAATGACGGTTTTGCCCTGTGGGCGGTCATCGAGAAGAGTAGTGGTGAACTTATCGGGCAATGTGGCATCACGTATCAGGAATATAACGGGGGATGGGTGCCGGAAGTCGGATATTTGTTCCGGAAAGAGTTTTGGCATAAGGGATTTGCCACGGAGGCTGCCATGGCTTGTAAAGAGTATGCATTTCAAGTGCTGAATTTTGACGAGGTGTATTCAATTATTCGGGATTCAAATGTAGCGTCCCAAAATGTGGCCCGACGGAACGGGATGACAGAGGTTGATACCTTTGTTAAGCATTATCGAGGTGTTGAGATGCCGCATATCATTTTTAGGGTATCGAGAAAAGATATTTGAAAAGCGTGATGGAAAATTTCGGGGGGAAAATAAAAGGAGTTAGTGATAACTAACTCCTTGATATTCCGTGTACTCGAGGCGGGACTTGAACCCGCACAGCCGCAATGGCCACGGGATTTTAAGTCCCGCGTGTCTACCGATTCCACCACTCGAGCAACTTGGAGCGAAAAACGGGACTCGAACCCGCGACCCTAACCTTGGCAAGGTTATGCTCTACCAACTGAGCTATTTTCGCATGATTGCTTGCAAAATTGTCTAGGAACTCTTTCCTTTTTTGCACTTGCAAATATAGAGCATTTTTTTGTTTCCAACAAAGGGTTTGATAAGAAAATGCAAAGGATTTTATTAATTCGTTCCTTGAAAACTGTTTTTCATGTAGTTACTAAAGGAGGAAAGAGGGGGATATCGGGGAACTGGAGGTCGAAATGGGCTTGGTGAAGATGTGATTTTGTGATTTTTTTTAGGAAATGGATTGTTCTCGGGTGCAGAATGATTATATTTGTCAAGTTTTTAAGACAGAAAAAATGTCGCGAACAGAGAGTAGAAAGGGAAAAAGTGCTTATTTTGTTCCCACAATCAGTATTTCTTTAGTGTTGATTGTGGTTGGTATGCTTGTATTTATTTTGTTGAATGCCCGGGTGGTTTCGGATCATGTGAAACGTAATATCGGTTTTGCCGTGATCGTGAAGGATAACACGAATGAAGTGGAGATCAAGCGGGTGCAAAAGATTCTGGATACACAACCTTATGTTTATTCTTCCAAGTATATTACCAAAGAACAGGCGGCGAAGTCTTTCAAGAAAGAGATGGGTGAGGATTTTGAACGGATATTGGACGCCAACCCGTTGTTGCCTTCTATCGAGATCAAACTGAATCCGGCTTACGCGAATAGTGATTCGTTGGCGATGATAGAGAAAGGATTGGCAAGGTTTGATATTATTCATGAGGTGTATTATCAGAAATCCATGATCGAAAGTATTAACGAGAATATACGGCGGATCACGATTATCTTTTTGATTGTCGGGGCGGTGCTGGTATTGATTTCGTTCACGTTGATTCGTAACATGATTCATCTGGCGGTTTATTCACAGCGGTTGCTGATCAAGACCATGCAGTTGGTGGGGGCCACTCCGTTTTTTATATGCAAGCCCTTCGTGTACGGGAGTATGTGGAGAGGTTTCTTCGGGGCGTTGATTGCTAACTTGGTATTGTTGGGAGCCATATTTTTCGTGCAGGAAAATGTGGGGAACGTGATTAATATCATGCGGCAGGACGTGATCCTGTTGATGGTGGGGTTCGTGATCTTTTCCGGGGTGGTGTTATCATTTTTCTCGGCTTGGTTCTCGGTTCGTCGCTATTTGCGACGGGATTTGAATGATTTATACGTGTAAATAAAAATATATGGCAAGAATTTTAAACGAAAAGAAAGACGGTTTTCCCATACCGAAGGATAATTACAAGATGATCCTGATAGGTTTCGGGATCGTTATAGTGGGCTTCCTCTTGATGATGGGGGGAGGAGCGGATTCTCCCGATACTTTTAACTATGACATTTTTAGTTTCCGCCGGATTACGTTAGCGCCTATTGTGGTGTTGTTTGGTTTTGGTTTCGTTTTTTGGGGAATCATGCGGAAACCCAAAACGAAGGGGGAGGAGAAAAATTAAATATTAATGCAATTGAATATTGACGTACGTGCATTCTCAATTTTCAATTTCTAATTTTCAATTTATAGATGGAGTGGTTTGAGGCATTGGTACTTGGTGTCATCCAGGGGCTTACAGAGTTTTTGCCGGTGAGTAGTTCCGGACATTTGCAGATTTTTAGCGCTCTCTTCGGGATTGAGGGAGAGGAAAATTTAACGTTTGCCGTGGCGGTTCATGCAGCGACGGTTTGTAGTACAATCGTGATTTTGTGGAAAGAAGTCTCCGTGTTATTCAAGGGCTTTTTTGCGTTCAAGTATAATGATGAAATGGCCTACGTGTTGAAAATATTTCTTTCCATGATACCGGTGGCTATCGTGGGATTTTGTTTCAAGGATTACGTGAAGGCCTTGTTCGGTTCGGAATTGACGATAGTGGGATGTATGTTGCTGGTAACGGCCGTGTTGTTGTCGTTCGCTTATTACGCAAAACCCCGGATGAAGGAGAAAATCTCGTACCGGGATGCTTTCGTGATCGGGTTGGCGCAAGCGTGTGCCGTGTTGCCCGGTTTGTCTCGTTCCGGTTCGACAATTGCTACCGGAATATTGTTGGGTAACAAGAAGGAGGCGGTGGCCAAGTTCTCTTTTTTGATGGTGTTGATTCCTATTTTGGGAGAGGCTTTACTGGATCTGATGAAAGGAGGCTTCTCGGTAGAGGCAAGCGGTATTTCGACCGGGGCTCTACTAGTGGGATTCGCTGCAGCTTTTATCTCGGGATGTATTGCTTGTCGCTGGATGATTGATGTCGTGAAAAAGGGTAAATTGATTTGGTTTGCCATTTATTGTGCTATCGCGGGTATATTGACGATTGTTTTGGGATAATGAGCAAGTGGGGTAATATTTTTTTTAGAGAAGGAGAGGACTTTCGAGCCGGAGCGGTGTTCGTGGTGGATAAACCTTTGCATTGGACATCGTTTGATGTGGTGAATAAAGTTCGTATTTGTTTGCGAAAAGGATACGGAAAGATAAAAGTGGGACACGCGGGGACGTTGGACCCGTTGGCGTCGGGGGTGGTAATTATTTGCGTGGGGAAGGAGACAAAAAAGATCGAGGAGTATATGGGGCAGGAGAAAGAGTATGTGGCGGAAATTACTTTCGGACATACGACTCCTTCTTATGATTTGGAGACTTCTTTTGACGAGGAGTTTTCGTACGAGCACGTGGATCGAAGTTGTTTGGAGCGGGCGATTGAGCAGTTTGTCGGGGAGATCGAGCAGTTCCCGCCTTCTTATTCAGCTGTTCGTGTTGACGGGGTCCGGGCGTACGAGAAAGCACGCCGCGGGGACGAAGTCGAGATGAAGAGTCGGAAGGTGATGGTTCGGGAGATTGAAATATTGAAAGCGGAATTGCCAGTAGTGGAACTTCGGATCGTGTGTAGCAAGGGGACGTATATTCGTTCACTGGCTCATGATCTGGGAAAAGCCTGCGGGAGTGGTTCGCATTTGTCCGCTCTGAGAAGGACCCGGGTGGGAGACTTTCGGGTGGAAGATGGGTTTAAAATGGATGAAATTATTGGAGTTTTACAGGAAAATTTGTAATTTAGCAAGATTTGATTAATACATAAACATTATTCAACATGAAATTATCTAAGTTTAAATATAAGTTGCCGCCGGAGTTGATTGCGTTGCATCCGACGCCTAACCGGGATGAGGCCCGGTTAATGGTTCTGGATCGGAAAACCGGAAAGATTGAACACAAGATATTTAAAGATGTGATTGATTACTTTGACGAGAAGGATGTATTCGTGTTTAACGATTCCAAGGTGTTCCCGGCGAGGTTATATGGAAACAAGGAAAAAACCGGAGCGGAGATCGAGGTGTTTTTGCTGAGGGAGTTGAATCCGGAATTGCGTATCTGGGACGTGTTGGTTGATCCGGCCCGGAAAATACGTATCGGGAACAAGTTGTATTTCGGAGAAGATGATAGCATGGTGGCCGAGGTCATTGATAATACCACTTCTCGCGGGAGAACATTGCGTTTTCTGTTTGATGGAGAGTATGACGAGTTCAAGAAGGAGTTGTACGCATTGGGCGAGACCCCGCTTCCTCGTTTTATCAACCGGAAAGTGGAACCGGAGGATGCCGAGAATTATCAGACTATTTTTGCCAAACATGAAGGTGCGGTGGCAGCCCCGACTGCAGGTATGCATTTCAGCCGCGAGTTGATGAAACGGATGGAGATCAAGGGAATTGATTTCGCTTATATCACGCTGCACGTCGGTTTGGGAAACTTCCGGGAGGTGGACGTGGAGGATTTGACGAAGCACAAGATGGATTCGGAACAAATCTTCGTGACACCGGAAACGGTGAAAATCGTGAATGATGCAAAGGATGAAAAGCATAAAATTTGTGCCGTGGGTACGACGGTTGTGCGTACATTGGAAAGTTGCGTGACCACGAAAGGGCGGTTGACGGAATTTGAAGGGTGGACGAATAAGTTTATCTTCCCCCCGTATGATTTCAGCGTGCCGGATGCTTTCATTTCCAATTTCCACTTGCCTTATTCGACGTTACTGATGATGGTGGCGGCTTTCGGTGGGTATGAACACGTGATGGAAGCGTATAATCAGGCGGTTAAGGAGAAATATCGTTTTGGTACCTATGGCGATGCCATGCTTATCATTTGAAATATAGAACCTAAGGGTTGAAGACGGTATGCTGAAAGGTATGCCGTTTTTTTGATAAAGGGACAAAGATTTGGAAGCAAAAGAGTTATTAGATTTATTTCAAGATCATCCTGTTGTTCAGAAAATTGCCGGTCGTTTGCGTAAGCAGGCGGGGACAAAGATAAAGCTGGAGAACGGGATCGGTTCGCTGGTGGCTTTTATCGCGGGCGCCGTGGGACGAGAGTTGAATGGGTTGCAGCTTTTCGTGTTGAACGACAAGGAGGAAGCAGCTTATTTTTATAATGATTTATTGACTTTTTATGACGAGGAAAGAGTGCGTTTTCTGCCTTCTTCGTTTCGGCGTTCCGGTAATTTTGAAGATAAAGATAACGATTCGATCTTGGTTCGGACAGAGGTGTTGAATGCCTTGACGGCCAAGGAAGTGGGAATGGTGGTTACTTACACGGAGGCGATGGCTGAGAGGGTGGTGAGTAAGAAGATGTTGGCTGACATGTCGATGCCCGTGATAAAAGGGAATAAGTTGTCGATAACATTCCTAGAGTCGTTGTTGGGAGAGTATGGTTTCGAGCGGAGTGATTTCGTGTATGAACCCGGGCAGTTTTCTATTCGGGGGAGTATCGTGGATGTCTATTCTTTCGCGGAAGAGCGTCCGGTGCGAATAGATTTTTTCGGGGACGAGGTGGAAAGCATCCGTTATTTCGATGTCGAGACACAGCTTTCCGAGCAGTTGATTGACAAGGTGGTGATCGTGCCTGATTTGAGTGAATCAACGGATAAGAATGATAATGTTGGATTGACGGAGTTTCTTGGAAGAGAGACTACCTGGTGGATGAAGAATTCCTTGTTGATTCATGACCGCATCAATTCATTAAAAGAGTTGGATGCCGGAGAGTTTTTGATTACGTCGGATAGTTTGTTTCGGACAATCGAAGAGAACAGTGTGGTGGAGTGGGGACCGGAGTTGTTTTTCCGGGGTGAGGTGATTCGCTTGGAGGCGGAGGTGCAACCGGCCGTAAATAAACAATTTGATTTATTGGCAGAGCATTTGCTGGACAAGCAGATGGATCGGTACACGGTTTATCTTTGTTCCACGAACGATATGCAGCTTCAGCGATTGCGGGATATTTTCTCGGACAAGGGGCATGAGGTGAATTTTGTGCCCGTGGAGGGAACGATTCACGAGGGATTCAGTGATGCCCAGATTAAGGTGTGTATTTACACGGAGCATCAAATTTTTGACCGTTACCAAAAATACCGCTTGAAGACTTCGCAAATACGAAAAGGTCGGGAGTCCATCACGATCAGTGATTTGCAGAATTTGCATCCCGGTGATTACGTGGTGCATATTGATCATGGAATCGGACGTTTCGGTGGGTTGACAAAGATCGATAATGACGGAAAGATTCAGGAGGCCATACGTTTGGTGTATAAGAACAATTCTGAATTGTACGTGAGTCTCCATTCATTGCATAAAATTTCCAAGTACAAGGGAAAGGATGGAGAACCGCCAACCGTGAGTAAGTTAGGTGGGGAGGCTTGGAATAAATTAAAGCAGCGGACGAAGTCGAGGGTAAAGGATATTGCCCGAGAGTTAATAGCCTTGTATGCCAAGCGCAGGCGGGAGGAAGCTTATGCTTTCTCGAAAGATAGTTTTTTGCAGGATGAGATGGAGGCTTCCTTCATGTACGAGGAAACGCCGGATCAGATGAAAGCGATTGAAGCGGTGAAAGCGGACATGGAGAGTCCTCACGTGATGGACCGTTTGATTTGTGGGGACGTGGGATTCGGGAAAACGGAAGTCGCTATCCGGGCGGCATTTAAGGCGGTGGCCGATAGCAAGCAGGTGGCCGTGTTGGTGCCGACAACGGTTTTGGCTTATCAACATTATAATACTTTCAAGAAGCGCCTGGAGGGGATGCCTTGCCGGATCGAGTATATCAGCCGAATGAAAAAGAGTGCTGATATTAAGCGAATTTTGAAAGATCTGGAAGTGGGGAAGGTGGATATTATCATCGGGACGCATCGTTTGACAAGCAATGATGTAAAATTTAAGGACCTCGGTTTACTGGTGATTGATGAAGAGCAGAAGTTCGGGGTAGCGGTGAAGGAGAAGTTGAAACGGTTGAAATTGAACGTGGATACCATTACCATGACGGCCACGCCGATCCCGCGAACGTTGCAATTCTCACTGATGGGGGCGAGGGATATGTCAATAATCCGTACAGCCCCGCCCAATCGTTACCCGATCGTGACGGAATTGCATCGGTTTGATGAAAAAGTAATTAAGGAGGCAATTTCTTACGAGGTGAGCCGCGGGGGACAGGTGTTTTTTATTCATAACCGGGTGGATAATATCCGGGATATTCAATATATGATTCATCGTTTGATTCCCGGCATCAAGAGTTGTGTGGGACACGGGCAGATGAGTGGGGAAGAGTTGGAAACGGTGATGCATGATTTCGTGCGGGGAGATTACGATGTGTTGATTGCCACAACAATTGTGGAGTCGGGGTTGGATATTCCTAACGCGAATACGATTATTATTAATCAGGCCCAGAATTACGGGCTGAGCGATCTGCACCAGTTGCGGGGCCGGGTGGGACGTTCCAACAGGAAGGCTTTTTGTTATTTGTTGGCCCCACCCTTGGAATTAGTGAACGCGGATGCCCGGAGACGTTTGAAGGCGATCGAGGATTTTAGCGGTTTGGGGAGTGGGTTCAATATTGCCATGCAGGATTTGGATATTCGCGGGGCCGGGAATATTTTGGGAGGAGAACAATCCGGTTTCATCGCGGAAGTGGGGTACGAGACGTATCAAAGAATTCTGAACGAGGCGTTAGTGGAATTGAGGGACGAGGAGTTTCCTGAATTGCAGAAAGAGCATCCGGATGAGCCGACGGTGTTTGCCACGGATTGTGTGATTGATACGGATTTTGCTTTATTGATTCCCGATACTTACGTGGAGAATGTGAGTGAACGAATCCGGTTGTACCGGGAGTTGGATAACATCACGAATGAGGAGGCTTTACAGCGTTTTGAAATAGAAATGAAGGACCGCTTTGGCGAGATTCCGACGCCGGTTGTCGGGTTGATGGAAGTGGTTCGGATTCGTCAAAAGTGTATAGATTTGGGAATTGAACGGTTGATGGTGAAGAATAATAAGATGATTGTTTACTTTATCAGTGATCAGAATTCGTCATTTTATGCCTCACCCGTGTTTAGTGAGCTATTGAAATTTATACAGAAACAGGTGATCCCTTGCAAGATCAGCGAAAAGAATGATAAGTTGAGTCTGGTTTTCACGAACATTGCCGATATTAATCGGGTATCGGAGATTATACGAGAGATGCGCGACTTTGCTTATGGTAATAATTAGGCTATGAATTTAATTGTTGATATTGGAAATACACGAACTAAGTACGCTGTTTTTGATGACGGAGCGTGGGTGGAGTGTGGATTGGGATTACCGGAAGTGTATGATCTGGCAAAGACGTATCGAGAAAACGGGAAGGAGGTAGACTTAATTTTGTCAAGCACGGGTGCCATCTCGGCAGAAGTGCGGGAAAGATTGCGGGAAGTTTCTACTTTCTTTTGTGAAGTGTCATCGGAAATCCCCTTGCCTATACGCTTGGGATATGATACCCCGAAGACATTGGGCGTTGACAGGATTGCCGGTTGCGTGGGAGGGGCATTCCTTTTCCCGGGTAGGGAATTGCTGGTGATTGATTCAGGAACGGCGATTACGTATGATTTTGTCAGTGCTGACGGAGAGTTTCGGGGAGGAAATATTTCTCCGGGTCTGGGTATTCGTTTCCGGGCGCTCAACGAGTTCACTGCAAGTCTTCCATTGGTGAAATGTTCCATGGAACACGGCTATATCGGAAAGAACACGCATGATGCGATTTTGAACGGGGTGATGAATGGTATACTTTTTGAGGTAAGAGGGTATATAGATGAGTTGCTTCGAAATAATCCTCATGCTGTGGTAATTATAACGGGTGGAGGAAGTGAATATTTGAAGAAAACGTTGAAACGCACCGTTTGTTTTGAAGATAAGTTGGTGATCACGGGTTTAAATAGAATTTTAGAATATCAAAAAACGGTTAATTATACATGAAAAATATGTGAAACATTTCCGTTTTAAAGAAATAGTGGTAATTTTGCAATAGTCCTCATGTGGGTGGGACTGGCTATGATGAAAAAACTTATTCAAACTAACTTAAATAAAAGGGATGACCATGAAAAAAATTGCTGTTATAGCATTTGGAATGCTTCTATTCATTCTGCCGACGAAAGCGCAAACGTTAGAGTCTCAGTACGGATTGGATAGTGCAAATACCATTCTGAATGCTTCTCTGTACACGGAATACTGGAAACAGAAAAATTATGAAGAAGCGTTGCCCTCTTGGAGATACGTTTTCTTAAACGCACCTGCATTTCAATTAAATACCTATATCCGTGGGGAAGATATTATTGAGTACATGATCAAAAAAACAAAGAAGAAAGAGTACGTGGATACGTTAATGATGCTTTTTGACCGTCGTCTTCAATACATGGCAAAAAAGAGCCGTGAAGGATATGTTCTTGGAAAGAAAGGTATGGCTCAAGTAAAGTATTCCAATGGGGATATTAATATGTTGAAAGCCGGATTTGATAACTTGATGAGAGCGTATGAATTGGAGAAGGAGAATACTCCTCCCCAATTGATTCATGCCACTTTTGACGTGGCTTGTGGATTGGTACAACAAAATCAATTGTCTCAGGAGGAATTCATTAATTTGTATATGAATTTCTCGGATTTCGCAGACAAGCGTTTGGCATCAGGTGAAAAAGGATGTGAAAATTTTGGTGTATGTAAAGCTGCATTAGATGCTATTTTCTTCGAATCCGGATATGCAGACTGCAATACGTTGGCTGATTTGTTAACTCAAAAATACGAGGCAAATAGAGATAGCCTGCCTGTTTTGAAAGAGATTTCGTCTATCTTGAGAAGACGTGAATGCACGGATTTGCCATTGTATGCTATGGTTGCCGAGAAAATTTATCATCAGGAGCCAAACGCTGATGCTGCTTATAGCTTGGCCATGATGTTCTTTTCTAAACAAGATATCGCGAAATTCGAGCAATATTTGAAGGAAGCTATTAATAAATCGGATGATCCGAAAGCCAAAGCAGATTATAATTACAAGTTGGCACAGGTGTATTTGTCAAGGAAAAATTATCCGTTAGCAAAAAAATATGCTTTGGATGCTTTGAAGACAAACCCGAACCTGGGAGATGCTTACATCACGATAGGCTTGGCTTATGCGGTAAGTAGTAATGATTATGAAGGAGACGAGTTTGACAAACGAACCGTATTTTGGGCTGCCGTGGATAAATTTGTGAAAGCTAAACAAGTTGACCCGTCACTAACGGCAAAGGTTAACGAATATATTGAACGGTATTCTCCTCACTTCCCGACGAAAGACGAGGCTTTCTTCCGTGATATTACGGCAGGAAAAAGCGTGAAAGTCGGTGGATGGATTAACGAGACAACGATTGCGAGATTTAGAGATTAGATACATGACCTTTCTATATCGTGCATTAAAAATTAAGAGCATTACCGTCCTCGCTTTAGGGACGGTAATGCTCTTTTCGTGTAAAACAAATATGAAGGATGTGGATGCGATCGGTAATCGAAACGATATGCCTGAAATGTCCGGGGAGAACATGGAGTTATTTTATTCCGATTCTGCATTGTTGAAATATAAAGTAATAACCCCCCTTTATAATAAATATAATCAAGACGACAAGAAGTATGATGAGTTCCCGAAAGGAATACATGCGGAGTTGTACGAGAAGGATGGCAGTATGGTCGGTTCAATTACATCAAAATACGCGAAGAAGTTGGAAGAGGAGATGTTGTGGGAGTTGCGTAACGAAGTGGTCGTGATCAATGCCGAAGGGAAGAAATTGGAAACCGATTTGATGTACTGGGACATGAAAAAAGAGATTGTCTATTCCGATCGCTATTCCCGACTCTCTTCCGGGGACCAGATTATAGAGGGGAATAAAGGTTTCAAGTCGGATCAGTCCTTGAAAAATCCGGTCTTTAATAAGATTACGGGAGTGGTAGAAATTGAAAATAGACCTTAAATGTCAGGATTTGTTGCCATATTGATCTGTCTGGTCTTGTCTGCATTCTTTTCGGGAATGGAAATTGCCTTTATGGCCTCCAATAAACTCCGGATTGAGATTGATAAGTCGAACAAGGGTATCACGCAGAAATTGATAGATCTTTTTGTATCCAATTCGGGAATGTATATCACCACGATTCTAGTAGGAAATAACGTGGTGATGGTTATTTATGGTATTTTTATGTCCGATTATCTCGATCCGAGGTTGGAGGGGATTGGGATTTCACTGGGATTACGCATGATTCTCGTGACGTTTATTTCGACGTTGGTCATGCTGGTGACGGGAGAGTTTTTCCCGAAAGCGGTGTTCCGTTTGAGACCGAATGCATTTTTGCGGGTATTCGCTATTCCGGTATTTTTATTTTACATTCTATTCTTCCCGATCTCATATTTCTCTGTTTGGTTTGGGGGATTGTTGCTGAGAATATTTACCGGACGCAAATTAACACATAAAGAGGAAAACCGGGCTTTTGGTAAGATAGATTTGAATAATTTGATCGAAGAAGGGGAGGCCGGGGGAGAAGAAAATGAGGATGAACACGATATTAAATTGTTCCGGAATGCGTTGGATTTTTCGGAAGTGAAATTGAGAGAATGTATCGTTCCTCGTCCGGATATTGTGGCTTTGTCTATTGATAGCAGTTTGGATGAGTTGAGGGAGCTTTTCGTGAAAACAGGTTTGTCCCGGATATTGATTTACCGCGATTCGATTGATAATGTGATTGGTTATGTACATTCTTCCGCTTTGTTTCATCACCCCGAAACGGTG
Encoded proteins:
- the lptC gene encoding LPS export ABC transporter periplasmic protein LptC, translating into MTFLYRALKIKSITVLALGTVMLFSCKTNMKDVDAIGNRNDMPEMSGENMELFYSDSALLKYKVITPLYNKYNQDDKKYDEFPKGIHAELYEKDGSMVGSITSKYAKKLEEEMLWELRNEVVVINAEGKKLETDLMYWDMKKEIVYSDRYSRLSSGDQIIEGNKGFKSDQSLKNPVFNKITGVVEIENRP
- a CDS encoding tetratricopeptide repeat protein, which produces MKKIAVIAFGMLLFILPTKAQTLESQYGLDSANTILNASLYTEYWKQKNYEEALPSWRYVFLNAPAFQLNTYIRGEDIIEYMIKKTKKKEYVDTLMMLFDRRLQYMAKKSREGYVLGKKGMAQVKYSNGDINMLKAGFDNLMRAYELEKENTPPQLIHATFDVACGLVQQNQLSQEEFINLYMNFSDFADKRLASGEKGCENFGVCKAALDAIFFESGYADCNTLADLLTQKYEANRDSLPVLKEISSILRRRECTDLPLYAMVAEKIYHQEPNADAAYSLAMMFFSKQDIAKFEQYLKEAINKSDDPKAKADYNYKLAQVYLSRKNYPLAKKYALDALKTNPNLGDAYITIGLAYAVSSNDYEGDEFDKRTVFWAAVDKFVKAKQVDPSLTAKVNEYIERYSPHFPTKDEAFFRDITAGKSVKVGGWINETTIARFRD
- a CDS encoding hemolysin family protein produces the protein MSGFVAILICLVLSAFFSGMEIAFMASNKLRIEIDKSNKGITQKLIDLFVSNSGMYITTILVGNNVVMVIYGIFMSDYLDPRLEGIGISLGLRMILVTFISTLVMLVTGEFFPKAVFRLRPNAFLRVFAIPVFLFYILFFPISYFSVWFGGLLLRIFTGRKLTHKEENRAFGKIDLNNLIEEGEAGGEENEDEHDIKLFRNALDFSEVKLRECIVPRPDIVALSIDSSLDELRELFVKTGLSRILIYRDSIDNVIGYVHSSALFHHPETVKKAVSKILIVPETMSALRLLNLFTKKQKSVAVVVDEFGVTAGMVTIEDIMEEIFGEIEDEHDRLNLKEEQVAPDEYIFSGRLEVDYLNEKYDLNLPENEEYETLAGLILYYNEDIPEEGERILIGDISFEIVRVKSARIEEVRVKI